A DNA window from Polynucleobacter sp. AP-Titi-500A-B4 contains the following coding sequences:
- a CDS encoding histone deacetylase family protein, protein MTTGYITHPDFLKHEMGSHHPECPERIQAINDQMIRSGVDRFLHHLDAPLASEDQLELVHSPDHIAFVKEQAPQSGYAMLDGDTIMNPHTWQASLRAAGAAIAGVDAVMKGEVENVFCAVRPPGHHAEPTRSMGFCLFDNVAIAARYAMETYGIERVAIIDFDVHHGNGTEAAFFNDPSVLMCSFFQHPFYPYSGLDRADNMVNVPLPASTRGDVVRSIVEEQWLPVLRNFEPQLIIISAGFDAHREDDLGQMGLVEDDYVWITKRLKEIANQYANNRIVSCLEGGYNLSALGRSVVAHVKALADI, encoded by the coding sequence ATGACAACAGGATACATAACTCACCCAGACTTTCTGAAACATGAGATGGGCAGTCATCACCCAGAGTGCCCTGAGCGCATTCAAGCCATTAACGATCAGATGATTCGGAGTGGGGTAGATCGCTTTTTACATCACCTTGACGCACCATTGGCTAGCGAAGATCAACTGGAGCTGGTGCACAGCCCTGACCATATAGCCTTTGTTAAAGAGCAGGCACCTCAAAGTGGATATGCCATGCTTGATGGCGACACGATTATGAATCCTCATACATGGCAAGCATCCTTGCGTGCTGCTGGCGCAGCGATTGCAGGTGTTGATGCTGTTATGAAGGGCGAGGTTGAGAATGTCTTTTGTGCAGTGAGGCCTCCAGGTCATCACGCTGAACCAACCCGTTCAATGGGTTTTTGTTTATTTGATAACGTGGCCATCGCCGCACGTTACGCTATGGAGACCTATGGCATTGAGCGTGTCGCCATTATTGATTTTGATGTTCACCATGGCAACGGTACCGAAGCCGCATTCTTCAATGACCCAAGTGTCTTGATGTGTAGCTTCTTTCAGCACCCGTTCTACCCTTATAGCGGTCTTGATAGAGCTGACAATATGGTAAATGTGCCCTTGCCTGCGTCTACTCGTGGGGATGTCGTACGCTCGATTGTGGAGGAGCAGTGGTTGCCAGTGCTGCGTAATTTTGAGCCTCAACTCATCATTATTTCTGCTGGATTTGATGCGCATCGTGAAGATGATTTAGGGCAAATGGGCTTGGTTGAGGATGACTATGTCTGGATCACCAAGCGCTTGAAAGAAATTGCAAATCAGTATGCAAATAATCGTATTGTGAGTTGCCTGGAAGGTGGCTACAACTTGTCGGCACTGGGTCGCAGCGTCGTTGCTCACGTCAAAGCCTTGGCTGATATTTAA
- a CDS encoding lytic transglycosylase domain-containing protein, with the protein MNFRAFYLLLALALGACSSAPIQESNTPQPIVNQADDSATEARYAQNLNTLLDQVSQAQEIPLQTLENGFLDAKTIPSIRKLVLPPSGAFKKNWLVYRKRFIEPVRLKAGKAFWDENRAFLSQVEQESGVPAEIIVAIIGIETIYGRQTGNFRVKDVLSTLAFSYPDTPNKPAREQLFKDQLQELILMCWTEAGGKLPAKNNIQGLNPARFNACLNQNSSYAGAIGLPQFMPSSIRNFAVDGDGDGRIDLKQSPKDAIASVGNFMKKHGWQAGMPVSFPVQENAISAAKQLADGEPQLKYAVAELIEKGILLPSQGDLQRGGVEPQSKALIVDLPYPDKDGVDQAQYFVGLNNFLTIVQYNRSYFYAQSVAEFAEALGYKNQSVVPAALVNEVPMKGATSKSSPEKLKAKKSSTKKKPKVN; encoded by the coding sequence ATGAACTTTCGTGCCTTCTATCTACTTCTAGCGCTTGCACTTGGCGCCTGCTCTAGCGCCCCCATTCAAGAAAGCAATACCCCGCAACCCATCGTAAACCAAGCTGATGATTCAGCTACTGAGGCGCGTTACGCCCAAAATCTGAACACCCTATTGGACCAAGTCTCACAAGCCCAAGAAATCCCGCTTCAGACCCTAGAAAACGGCTTCCTAGATGCTAAAACGATTCCCTCCATACGCAAATTGGTATTACCCCCATCGGGCGCCTTTAAGAAAAACTGGCTGGTTTACCGCAAACGCTTTATTGAGCCAGTGCGCCTGAAGGCCGGGAAGGCATTTTGGGATGAAAACCGAGCCTTTTTAAGTCAGGTGGAGCAAGAATCTGGGGTTCCGGCAGAGATTATTGTGGCCATTATTGGAATTGAGACGATCTATGGGCGCCAAACCGGGAACTTCCGCGTAAAAGACGTTTTATCCACCCTAGCCTTTAGCTACCCTGACACCCCGAATAAACCCGCCCGCGAGCAGTTATTTAAGGATCAACTCCAGGAGCTGATCTTGATGTGCTGGACTGAAGCGGGTGGTAAATTACCTGCCAAAAATAATATCCAAGGACTTAATCCCGCTCGCTTTAATGCTTGCCTTAATCAAAACAGCTCTTATGCTGGCGCAATTGGCTTGCCACAATTTATGCCAAGCAGCATTCGTAACTTTGCAGTTGATGGAGATGGTGATGGACGCATCGATCTCAAACAAAGTCCTAAAGATGCGATCGCTAGCGTAGGCAACTTTATGAAGAAACACGGTTGGCAAGCAGGCATGCCTGTTTCTTTCCCCGTTCAAGAAAATGCAATATCAGCAGCAAAACAGTTGGCAGACGGTGAACCACAACTCAAATACGCCGTTGCCGAACTCATCGAAAAAGGCATCCTATTACCTTCTCAAGGCGATCTTCAGCGTGGTGGCGTAGAACCCCAAAGCAAGGCGTTGATTGTGGATTTACCCTACCCTGATAAAGATGGGGTCGATCAAGCACAGTATTTTGTTGGCTTAAATAATTTCTTGACGATTGTGCAATACAACCGCAGTTACTTCTATGCACAGAGTGTTGCTGAGTTTGCAGAAGCGCTCGGCTACAAAAACCAAAGCGTAGTTCCAGCTGCCCTAGTGAATGAGGTGCCGATGAAAGGAGCAACTTCAAAGAGTAGCCCAGAAAAATTGAAGGCTAAAAAATCTAGTACCAAGAAAAAACCTAAAGTGAATTAA
- the cysM gene encoding cysteine synthase CysM codes for MSKPSYLTISQTVGNTPLVRLQRIPRLENENRNNVILGKLEGNNPAGSVKDRPALSMIMRAQERGEIKPGDTLIEATSGNTGIALAMTAAMLGYKMILVMPENQSIERRQSMAAYGAELILTAASGGMEFARDYALQLQREGRGRLLDQFANPDNPRAHIETTGPEIWRDTDGQVTHFVSAMGTTGTITGVSTYLKSMNPAIQIIGAQPEEGSQIPGIRKWAPEYLPKIYQGDRVDRIEYVTQADAEDMARRLAVEEGIFCGISAGGALVVALRIARQVENATIVFIVCDRGDRYLSTGVFPA; via the coding sequence ATGAGCAAACCTTCTTACCTAACAATTTCGCAGACTGTAGGCAATACCCCACTGGTGCGCCTACAGCGTATTCCTCGTTTAGAGAATGAGAATCGAAATAATGTGATCTTGGGTAAGTTGGAGGGTAATAACCCAGCTGGGTCGGTAAAAGACCGACCTGCGCTGTCGATGATCATGCGCGCACAAGAGCGTGGTGAAATTAAACCTGGTGATACGTTAATTGAGGCAACTAGCGGTAATACTGGCATTGCCTTAGCAATGACGGCTGCCATGCTAGGTTACAAGATGATCTTGGTCATGCCCGAGAATCAAAGTATTGAACGACGCCAAAGTATGGCTGCTTATGGTGCAGAACTCATTCTGACTGCAGCCTCTGGTGGAATGGAATTTGCAAGGGACTACGCCTTGCAGCTTCAACGCGAAGGTCGCGGCAGATTGCTCGATCAATTTGCTAATCCAGATAATCCTAGGGCACATATTGAAACGACTGGCCCAGAAATTTGGCGCGATACCGATGGCCAGGTTACGCATTTTGTATCGGCCATGGGTACCACAGGAACAATCACTGGTGTATCGACTTATCTTAAGTCAATGAACCCCGCGATTCAGATCATTGGGGCGCAGCCTGAGGAAGGTTCACAGATTCCAGGTATTCGTAAGTGGGCACCAGAGTATTTGCCGAAAATCTATCAAGGTGATCGGGTTGATCGTATTGAGTATGTCACGCAAGCAGATGCTGAAGACATGGCAAGACGTTTAGCGGTGGAAGAGGGAATTTTTTGCGGCATCTCTGCGGGCGGGGCATTAGTAGTAGCTTTGCGTATTGCTCGTCAAGTAGAAAATGCCACGATTGTCTTCATCGTCTGCGATCGTGGTGATCGCTACTTATCTACTGGTGTGTTCCCAGCTTAA
- a CDS encoding helix-hairpin-helix domain-containing protein, translated as MTKTFNLRSTSFMRNALVSTVLALSSLGLANASPINVNTATQSELESIKGIGPSKAKTIIAERLDGGHFQDANDLQKRVRGIGMKSVEKMVDNGLTIEAPSSFREPNSRTKKEGGASNRRNSRHQGSHRNQPERATPHRRN; from the coding sequence ATGACAAAAACTTTCAATTTGAGAAGTACGAGCTTTATGAGAAACGCTTTGGTTTCTACAGTACTGGCATTGTCTTCTTTGGGACTTGCTAATGCTTCGCCAATCAATGTCAATACAGCAACACAGTCTGAATTAGAGAGTATTAAGGGAATTGGCCCATCTAAAGCAAAAACTATCATTGCTGAGCGTTTGGATGGAGGTCATTTTCAAGATGCCAATGATTTGCAAAAGCGAGTGCGCGGCATTGGCATGAAATCTGTTGAAAAAATGGTGGATAACGGTTTAACCATAGAGGCCCCTAGCTCCTTTCGGGAGCCTAATAGCCGCACCAAGAAGGAAGGTGGAGCCTCTAACCGACGTAATTCACGTCATCAGGGTAGTCATCGCAATCAGCCGGAGCGTGCGACGCCACATCGCCGAAATTAA
- the rfaD gene encoding ADP-glyceromanno-heptose 6-epimerase, which produces MTIIVTGAAGFIGANIVQALNARGEKNIIAVDDLRPADKYRNLADLDIIDYLDKDEFLEAFRSGRFGKVSAVFHEGACSDTMETDGIFMMANNYRYTMDLLDICTDQKVQLLYASSAATYGGSDVFVESREHEKPLNIYGYSKFLFDQVMRKRFAENANAAQVVGFRYFNVYGPRESHKGRMASVAFHQYHQYKANGHVKLFGEYGGYGAGEQSRDFVSVEDVVKVNLFFLDHPEISGIFNLGSGRAQPFNDVAYAVTNAMRKLDKAQPATLQELVKEKAIEYIPFPDALKGKYQCFTQADLTKLRAAGYKEPFLNVEQGVGRYIEWLEANSGFLANPL; this is translated from the coding sequence GTGACTATTATTGTAACTGGCGCCGCTGGTTTTATTGGCGCGAATATTGTTCAAGCGCTTAATGCACGTGGTGAAAAAAATATCATCGCAGTAGATGACTTACGTCCTGCAGATAAATATCGCAATCTCGCTGATCTCGACATCATTGACTATCTCGATAAAGATGAATTTCTAGAGGCTTTTCGAAGTGGACGCTTTGGTAAGGTAAGCGCAGTATTTCATGAGGGTGCATGCTCTGACACCATGGAAACGGACGGTATTTTCATGATGGCGAATAACTACCGCTACACCATGGATTTATTGGACATCTGCACAGATCAAAAAGTGCAACTTCTCTATGCATCATCGGCTGCTACCTACGGTGGCTCTGATGTGTTTGTAGAAAGTCGCGAACATGAGAAGCCACTCAATATTTATGGCTACTCTAAATTTCTCTTTGACCAGGTGATGCGCAAGCGCTTTGCAGAAAATGCTAATGCTGCGCAAGTGGTTGGTTTCCGTTACTTCAATGTCTATGGGCCACGCGAATCTCATAAAGGCCGCATGGCTTCAGTCGCTTTTCATCAATACCACCAATACAAGGCTAATGGCCATGTCAAACTCTTTGGTGAGTATGGTGGTTATGGTGCTGGTGAGCAAAGCCGTGACTTTGTGTCTGTAGAAGATGTTGTTAAGGTAAACCTCTTCTTTTTAGACCACCCAGAAATCAGTGGCATCTTCAATCTGGGTAGTGGACGCGCTCAGCCATTTAATGATGTGGCATATGCTGTTACAAATGCTATGCGTAAGTTGGATAAAGCACAGCCAGCAACTTTGCAAGAATTGGTCAAAGAAAAAGCGATTGAGTACATTCCGTTCCCGGATGCACTCAAGGGTAAGTATCAGTGCTTTACTCAAGCGGATTTAACAAAACTGCGCGCCGCAGGCTACAAAGAACCCTTCTTGAATGTTGAGCAAGGTGTAGGCCGTTATATCGAGTGGCTGGAGGCTAATTCTGGTTTTTTGGCTAACCCCTTGTAG